ACACTTTGACCCTTTTTGGAATCCATGAGATGCCACAGCATTGAGGTCCACCTCAGAATAAACATTCTCCTGAGTGTCCTTGCCAGACCCACGCCCCATGGCGTAAAAAGCTATAGGTTCTTCCATCTCATCAAAAAGATCATGGTTTGCTGCTACCAATCCGGGAGGATCTGAGTATGTATGGAACTCCTCTAGGGTAGAATAAGGCTCTTCTGGAGGAGATGTCCTAGGTTTGTTTTGAACCTTGACTGCTGGTATTTTTTTAACCAGTGCATATGCAGCTGGTTCAGTCTCTTCCACTGAAACTTTTAAGGATTCTTCTCTTGAAATGGGTTGTTTTGGTCTAGGTGGAGGTGATACATGTTTAACCTAAGGGACAATATATATTATCAACATTTACTGCAGAAATGTAAAGCTAATGTGACACTGAGCTATCAACAACTCATCATGGTTAAAGCAATagatatgaattatttgcaggcCCTCTCAATATATTATCATTACTAGAAGAAGACCTCCATAAGGTTGAGAAAGGAGGGTTTTACAAGTCCAATCTTGGCAGACTAATCAATTCATGGTGTCCAATATCTACTCAATGCTGATGACACTCATATTTAACTCTCACCACCTTCTACACCAATAATATCCCACAAATCACCCCTCTCGCAAGGCCTAATGCTTACAATGAAAGTTGATTCTTCCCACCGCTTCACTCCTCATATCATATTCACCTACAAACTTCACTCTCATGGTGCCTACTGGCTACTATAATTCTCTGTTGATTGGTGTATCCCTCCAAAGACTGCCAGCACTCCAGTCCATAACATATGCAGCTGCCAAGCCCATATATGTCATCAACCATTCCTCCAATATAGATAAAGTATGTAGGATGAGTCCAAGGCAGTATTCTAACTGCAACTAGTGTTTATAGAGGATGGGGTtcgcacacaacatgtttctggcATAGCCCTTTACTCTCTTTTGGAATCAACCATTCCTCCTCATTCATGCCACTCGATTGCTTCAGTGGTCCTGCTTCTATTCAATATGAACATTAAACTACCGACCCTTATGTGTAAAACAGATCACAACTCTGCCCCACCCCATATCTCTGTACTTATCTGCAAGCATTCATGCAATAGCTCATTGTGCTCTTCTACTGATCTCCTCCTTAATATTTCACTTATTTCCTCTTCACTTACAAGCATTCATACATCTCCTAGTTTATCGGTTTATAATGCAATATTTCCTTCACCTCAGCTATTAAAATATAAGATATTTTATGCCCATCTAGTATGTCCCACTAAGATCTCAAGTGGACCACAAACCCTGCATCCCTTGTATTTATGTCCCGCTCATCCCCAACTGAAATCTTGTAGTTCCATGAGATCAACAGTTGAGAAGCAGGAGTACACCCGAGGTTTATGTGGCAGATAACTTTCTTGTTTGCCCCTATTAGGCTGACCAGAAGTAGCACATAATTAACATTGAATAAGGCTTTACCTTGGTTTTTATTTTGGCTAGTAAGTCCTCTCTTTCTTCCAGAGAATTGGACGGAGAAAGCTTTGGATTACTTGGTGAATTTGCTTCTTTAGTGACACTGTTGTACAGTTTCTTCTTTTGATCGTCATCAGCTTTATTTTGCAAGAGGCCATTGGAGTCCTTACTTTTAAGCTTCTGCATAATATAAGATTGGAAAATTTAGTACATGCAAGAACATTCAAAGTTTGCATTTGAAACCCCATCATTTTTTCAAAtgtggactacagctcccaaggTTATGGATTTCTGCAATCCAGATAAGACCACTTATAGCTCACCTTCTACTGATCTTCCAGATTCTCTTATTTGTAGTGTTCAACTTTAGGTCCTCAGCACCAGTGCTACAGCTACAACCCCATGGTCTCTAAAGCAATATTTGGGATGGCCCAATCCTTGTTGACATCAGTCACCACCACCGTTTACTCATATCTGCTCTGTTTACCATATCCCTTAAACCCTAGATAAAGAATTATTGGTATGTTATGCTGCACCAGTGTATCCCACTCAGATTCCGGGGACTCGATGTAGCCACAACCCATGCACCACTTATAATGTCCCTGCTCAACATCCGCTTCTAAGATTTGCAGGTCAGCAAGTTCAACATCTGGGAAGAAGCAGTACACTGGAAGTTTATGCCACGAGGTAGATAGATTCCTCCCTTGCCTTCAATAGTTTGTTGTGTGGTGTGATATCTACACCTGAAGACCAGATCTTATACAGTATTTAACACTGAAAAGGACCTTACCTTGTTTTTTATTCTGGCCAGTAAGTTCTCTCTTTCTTCAGGAGAAGCAGGTGATGAAAGCTTATGATCACTTGGTGCATTTGCTTCCTTAGTGACGCTGCtgtacattttctcctttttatctTCATCAGCTTGATTTTGCAAGGGGCCACTGGAGTCCTTACTTTTAAGCTTCTGCATAACAGAAGATTGGAAAATTTAGTACACACACGAACATtccttttttgcatttgaaactTATTTTCTTCTAATGTCAAGGGATATACCTTGGTTCTCCAGAACAATTAGTGAGTAAGCATTATTGCAGAGCTTATTGCATGATTGCTGTATGTTAAAAGTAAGTCCTCtaagttttccttttttcaggtaTAGCTGATATGATATCCTAAAGACCCTATATCCAATGGGTTCTTTTAGCTCAACTCACAGAGGAGAACTTCGGAGGTTGGGCTGTAGCATGTTCTCATAGGCAGAAACAGGCAATAGATGATTCCTATGGTCCATAACGACTTGCTTGCTTTAACGTTTGCCCTGTGTCTTAACTTTGAGACCCCAGATGTTggtggactacagctcccaaggTTATGGATTTCTGCAATCCAGATAAAACCACTTGTAGCTCACCTTCATATTGGTCTTCCAGATTCTCTTATTTGTAGTGTTGAACCTTTGGTCCTCAACACCAGTGGTACAGCTACAACCCCATGGTCTCCGAAGCAAAATATGGGATGGCTCAATCCATGTTGACCCCAGTCACCACCCCCTTTTACTCATATCTGCTCTGTTTACCATATCCCTCCAACCCTAGATAAAGAATTATTGGTATTTTATGCTAAACTAATGTATCCCATGTTCTAGGGCCACAATCCCTGAATCACTTATAGTTATGTCCCTGCTTGGCATCCTCTTCTAAAATTTGTTCAACATCTGGGAAGTTTATGTCATAGTGTAGATAGATTCCTCCCTTGCCTTCATTAGATTGTTATGTGGTGTGATATCTACACCTGCAGACCAGACCTTATATTTAACACTCAAAAGGACCTtaccttgttttttatttttgccagtaAGTCCTCTAATTCTTCAGAAGAAGCAGGTGATGAAAGCTTTGGATCACTTGGTGCATTTGCTTCTGTAGTGACATTGCtgtacattttcttatttttatcttcATCAGCTTGATTTTGCAAGGGGCCGATGACGTCCTTACTTGTAACTTTCTGTAGATGAATTTTATAAAAACCAAGATAAGCGCAATTAGTATGGAAGGACACTTGCTTCTCAGCCTGTTCCTCTTAATTGCAAATAATCTGGTGGTATAAGCCTGTGACCATAGGCCAATGATTAGACTGATGGAGCATCACAGCATGTGAACGCTTTGGGGAAACCGTATAAGTAATCCAGGCCAATCTTATTAAGATAGGGTTGTTGCCAGTACTTGTTTCTTATCTGTATAACACAATTTCTATACAGAGCTCCTTTATTATTCTGCTTATACAGTTGCTGCCTCGGTTCTAGCCAATTAGAAGCTCCCATGGCCCCACCATACCTTAGCACAAACTGTTGTGAGACGTTCTTTGTAGGGTTCTACAGGATAAACACGGTAATGATCTATTAACTCTTGTAGGCTGCGGTGGGCACTGTCCTCTCCCTCGATCACATAGCGGTCATCTTCCAGCAGGTCAAGCATGAAATGGCGACAACGATCAGTGCCTCTGGGAAGTAAACAAGGCAATGACTTATATCATTGAGTGGGCAATTGGGATTCTAGGTTAGTAGTATTTTCCAGTAAACCATAGTATTTATAGAGGCTGCAGGTTCTATGTGGAAGGGGAGGAAAAGTCACCTGTATGAAAGGACGAAGCCGACTCGGCTTTCACAGAAACGGATGAGAAAACATCCTGGGGGCTTCACCTCCAACATCTGCTCTGTCCTCCTGGGTTAAAAGAAACACACTGACATAGTACAGGGAACATCTAATCTTTCTTTTCATTACTCTATAGGGGGAAGTTcagcttaaaggagcagtaacaccaaagaaggaaaggcttttaaagttatgaaaatataatgtattgttgtgctgcactggtaaaactgctgtgtttgcttcagaaactgtacaacagtttatattaacaaggtatgggatctgttatccggaaagctccgtaTAGCAGAAAgcccatctaccatagactccattttatccaaataatccaaatttttttttctttgtaataataaaacagtagcttgtacttgatcccaactgagatatatttaatccttattggaagcagaaccagtcttctgggcttatttaatgtttacaagtttTTCTATTAGACccttaggtatgaagattcaaattatggaaagatccattatctgtaaagccccaggtcctgagcatttgggataacagttcccatacctgtatataaatatatatgtacacacacacataccacatttatatatacagtatacattgtaGGAGATGTGCTGGAAAGGATGATGGGGTTTTGTGTATTTTCACCAGTGGTAAACAGTTGATCTCCAGGTAAAACTTGCTGCACCAAGCAAGGCTATGTTAATTTTCCAAACTCAGtcttagtgggagcacttaccggctGACGTAATCTCTATGTGCTACATGTGTGCTTACCATAGTCCATGCAAAATCCTTAAATCACAGAGCACCAAGGAGAACATTCACTTAAAAATCTCTCTTTATtttcaagaatgaaaaaaaaactcagcagACAGGACAAAAAGGCCACCTGCTTAACGTGTTTCATGGCCACTTCCTGTAAAGCTTCTTAGGAAGTGTCGAGAGTAAGCGAATGGCCTCGTTGTCCTGTGTGCtgaggtttttttaatttttgaaaataagAGAGATTTTTAAGTAAGTAATGCTCTCCTTGATGCTCCATAATTTAAGGACATTGTATGTTTATTAGCCAGCTtaggaaaaactggaaaaatgggTCCCTAGAAGTGAGTGAAGTAAAACATGGTGGGCCCTCCATTCCATACTCCATTTAGGATTTTGTAGCTGCCCAGCTAGAGCTAGCTATCTGATTAGCCTGCAGGTGACATAGGAGTGGGATTACACCTTAGTGTCCTTTGATCCCTCCTTGTGTTGGAGGAGAGTGAGAGTTTTCtgggagacctccttgtgctggaggagggtgtgagTTTTCTAGGAGACCTCCTTGTGTTGGAGGAGGGTGAGAGTTTTCTGTGAGACCTCCTTGTGTTGGAGGAGGGTGAGAGTTTGCTGGGAGATCTCCTTGTCCTGGAGGAGGGTGCCAGTTTTCTGTGAGACCTCTTAGTGTTGGAGGAGGGTGTGAGTTTTCTGGGAGACCTTCTGGTGTTTGAGGAGGGTATAAGTTTTCTGGGAGACCTCCTTGTGTTGGAGCAGGGTGTGAGTTTTCTGGGAGACCTCCTTGTGTTGGAGGAGGGTGTTAGTTTTCtgggagacctccttgtgctggaggattGTGGGTGTTTTCTGGGAGACCTCCTTGTGTTGGAGGAGAGTGAGAGTTTTCTGGGAGACCTCCTTGTGTAGGAGGAGGGTGGGTGTTTTCtgggagacctccttgtgctgcAGGAGGGTCACAGTTTTTtgggagacctccttgtgctgaAGAGGGTGTAAGTTTTCTGGGAGACCTCCTTGTGTTGGAGGAGGGTGAGAGGACACTGTGAAATCCTTGAAGGGGAGAGTAGACAGTCCAGGAGTCGCTCTCAAATGATGAGAAccctagagggggggggggggaacaagcagccagcttgtcacaatatatatatttagctgttGCTAGACATATCTTATAACATTTAAGAACCAGATCCATTTCCCTTGCCAAGATGCACTTGAGAACTGTATGTAGTGCACAATGCTGTTTTTAGATCATATCGGAAACCACCAAAGCTTCCTGTTCAACTGTGAAAGCAAACACTGATTCTACCATCTCTAGTGTGTTATTGAATAAACGTTACCCAACTGCTTCCCCCATCCCTTGTCACCCTCATCAGAAAATCAGTTCTACTAGGGATCCACAAGGCTAACTTGTACGACTGCACATCAGTGCCATGCTGAATAATCCATACACTTAAAAACCCTTAACAGGTCCACACAGTTGTTtcttaaaaggagttgggaatcCTACTACGCAGTCATGTAAATAATGTTGGGACAACAATTTTGATcaattaaaggtcagatttaatCTAATGTATCAATGCTTTCCTgactgttaaaataaaaagtaaaataaaacacacagacaaCAGACAAGTCCCTGGACCTACATCTCATATTAAAACCATCAGTCATACATTTCTTAACTTGTAAAAAGGCAACCAACCAACCCTCCATCCTATGTATCTGCCATTATAACAGCTTAATGGAGATCTACCACTTCACTGCTCTTTTAATTCCATAGGATGCCATTGTGTCCTACTGTAACACACATGAAGCCTGTTTGGCTCTGCTTCAATAGGTTTTCTTATATTTCATTGGAGGCTCATTGCAGTCATTCTTACTTTGTGAGTCTGGCACCCCAAGGGGAGCCTGGAGCAGTGGCAGAGGGCTCAGTGTGAAGACCATATAGATGCAATGGAAAGCCCATCTTGAAtgtcatttagggtgagatttggagtgaacatgtatatatttttggaactatgaatattttcctatatatgtACCCATTTTGTGTGCTGAAGATGACCTTGGCCAAAGATTGGACCTCAAGGTGGACTGAAAAATCTTGGTAACAAACATGGGTCATTTTCATTGCCAGCAGTGATGCATATTTTTGTTCAAGTCATTGGAAAACAAGCCATGGTGGGTGGGCGTATCCATCTAACCTTAGTTCTTAGTGATTTTTTGTTCAATCTCTAGGGTTCATTAATGTATCCTGTAGTCACCACAAGAATAAGTGTAGACTTGATATCTTTGCACAAAAAATAGTTACATTCAGTTTTTGAGAGATTATATCACCAATATTTTCTATACATGTCTTGTAGGAGCTCCTGCTCTACTAAAATCATATATAGAGAACCAGTCCATTCATTAGGCATGAAGTGGAAGCAACTTTAGTCAGAACTAGTGTATCTTTATAAAGAGGAAAAGAGCAAGGTCATGCTGATCCAATAGGGGAGTCCAGCTCAAAacctcattataaaaaaaagagtttttgataaataacacgtttttagctGGAAAACACGTTGAAAATTCCTTTCTATACTGTTTAGCATTTCCTAACATGCAGCCTTTAGTCATTCATTATAAAGCAAAGCAATTTATATTAGTTTGAATGAAGTAACTCATAGAAACCGGTCAACAATTATTTTTAGCTCCTCTTTGCTGCAATTTTACCCCATGTCCAATAATTAATGGAAACCTTCTCAGATGGGTAGAGGCTGGTATAGCAGTAGGGAGAGGACTAATTCAAATGAATAAACTTGGTGTTTTGGATTGAGatattggacaggcaggtgtccacatactGTTGGCCATATCGTATGGTATATTAatggtctttaaaggagaacgaaaccccctttctaataaaaaccctaccctccgTAGTATCCCTTTCTGCCTCTatgcctgtaattacccctcattgcagaatCAGCACATTGGAGcacatgggtgccatcttccggcgcatgcgcagttatcacaaagtggaagactgctccaactgcacatgcaccgatgatattgaatcatccttcatGAGTCCTACCCAAAGGCATGGGCTCCATTGCTCAAGTGTCCCAGGCCAGGCCAAAGAACATGCACGGCACTTACTTAACTAAGATTACCAAAGCGTAGTTCTAAACATTGAACAAAATTGTCTGGAGGACTGAATGGTCAATTTTCCTAGCAGCTTCTCCTTGAAGATGCCCATCAGAATTGTCCAGGCATGGAGAAAGGGGCACTGCACaaagacataaaaataaaaatgttctactAGAAAAGTTAATTGAATtagttcatttttttctttgtttaggtCATGATCTCTGCTCTGGGTATTGTGTTTGTGGGAACCATAGTCTAGCCTAGGGCTCCTGGAATAGCGTAGATGAGTTAGTCTTCTGAAAGTTATGACTCTGTATAAACTAAGATCAACAGCTGATTTCCTGGTCCTGCACTGCTGGCGACATAGCGTTGCACTCACACAATCACTTCCctcttcaatatatttttaaacccAATGCAAATCAAAAGACTAGAAATAGCACATTTGTTTGTCAGTGTCAGCATAGATATTTTCTGTTAAAGACAAAGTCTGGTGTATATCTAGAAGGGCAttaagttttaaaggagaactaatgccttTTTAAAACACTAGGCCTTATCCTAACTGACCGGGTTGAAGTATTCACATTTGAAATTAGGTCTGGATCATCTTCAACTGTGCACGCTTCTAGCACAATATTGCTGGGAAGAGAACATCAAATGACGTGAGGTGGCAACCACCAAGCCCCACCCATCTATTCTGCTTGTGGAGCTATTCGTGGCTTCTTAAAGGGGAGGTTAACCCTTACAttgaattttagtatgatatagaatgtcccattcctggcaacttttcaactggtattTTTTCATTCGTTTTTAATTTCCTCTTCTGCTTTGCTCTTCTGTGtttcagctctcaaatggggtcaAAATCCTAACTCCATGAGTCTACAAATTTGACGTTATTGatcacttttattacatatctttccattcatcttccagtctctaattcaaaccaTTATCTGTTTGCTACGGCCAATAAGGCCCTAGAGACTGGATAGCttctgaaataccaaactggagagctgttgatcataaagctaaataactgaaaaaccacaaagaagaagaccaattgctaattgtctgtGAATATCGTGTGTCTACATCATATTGAAAGTTTATGTAAAGTTTAACTTTCCCTTTCAATGTAGGGCCTCCACTATCTGgaacaatatttttctatttaaaaaatcaatgttttatcTGCAGCACAAACCAAACAATGGTGCTTCTTTTGAATGCATTTTTGCAGAATTTGTTGGAATTGATTAACATATGTGGAAAAGAGCAAATTTCTGGGGAAAATGAGGGAGTGCCTAGCGTGAAACGTGTGTGAATTTTATGCACAGTTCATCTTAAATTCACAATGGTCTTtgaatatataaacaaacacCAAGCTAATGTGAGACATACTGGGAAACATAGAaccaagagtaaaaaaaatttttaggcaAAAGAGCccaaactgcatcaaaaattctTTACTACCCCTTTATTAAATGCATCCAGTTTAGTTTAATTATAGGGATAACATCAGTTCCTTCCTCAAAACATCAACATTTCCTCTTTACACTACAATAACATTTCTCTTTATTAACATCTTggggtttattttgttttcttcctcTATTCCCAAGGTATCTCTCTAAAATTGGTCTTGCTCCTTATGCAAATAGGAGAAAACAGGCACATAATAaaattattagttattattataagTAAATTAGAGCATGAGTCATTTCCATGGGGATATAGATAAAGCTTTTCTAATGGCAATCATTAGGAGTATAGAACCATGAATAGACACATTTGTCCCATATGAATGAGCCCCACTGCCTCAAATAGGTTACAATTTGATTAGATGAAATAAATGTTAGATAAACAGAAGGAGTGAAAATTGCTTGTGCTTAGAATAGAAGTAAGGCATAAGTGCATTTATACCACCAAGGACATAGCAGGTGGGAAGTTTGTGGTCCTACCAAAAAGAACCAGGGAGATCACATCTTTATCTTCTTCAGAATAACCAAGGAGATCAAATCATTATCATCTCCAGGAGAACAAAGAAGATGAAATCATCATCCTCTCAAGAAGAACCAAGGTACTTAAAACATCATCTTTGAGAAGAACAAGGAGATCAAATTGTATTCTCAAGTAAAATCAATGTGATCAAACCATTATCCTCTCAAGAAGAACCAATGGGCTCAAAATATTATCCTCTCAAGAATAACCAAGGAGCTCAAACCATTATCCTCTCAAGAAGAACCAAGGAGCTCAAACCATTATCCTCTCAAGAAGAACCAAGGAGATCAAACCATTATCCTCTCAAGAAGAACCAAGGAGCTCAAACCATTATCCTCTCAAGAAGAACCAAGGAGATCAAACCATTATCCTCTCAAAAAGAACCAAGGAGCTCAAACAATTATCCTCTCTAGAAGAACCAATGGTCTCAAACTATTATCCTCTCAAGAAGAACCAAGTAACTCAAACCAATTCCTCTCAAGAATAACCAAGGAGATCAAACCATTATCTCTCAAAAAGAACCAAGGAGTTCAAAACATTATCCTCTCAATAAGAACCAATGAGCTCAAACCATTATCCTCTCAAGAAGAACCAAGGAGCTCAAACCATTATCCTCTCAAGAAGAACCAAGGAGATCAAACCATTATCCTCTCAAAAAGAACCAAGGAGCTCAAACTATTATCCTCTCAAGAAGAACCAATGGGCTCAAACTATTATCCTCTCAAGAAGAACCAAGGAACTCAAACCAATTCCTCTCAAGAATAACCAAGGAGATCAAACCATTATCTCTCAAAAAGAACCAAGGAGTTCAAAACATTATCCTCTCAATAAGAACCAATGAACTCAAACCATTATCCTCTCAAGAAGAACCAAGGCGATCAAACATTATCCTCTCAAGAAGAACCATGGAACTCAATCCATTATCCTTTCAAGAAGAACCAAGGAGCTCAAACAATCCTTCTACCCAAGCAGCCActtctcactcacactcacttcaATGGCATGCATGCTTCCTATGACAGACAAGTAAGTATTACATGGTAGAACCGACTTCTATGTTCTAGGAGGGCCTTCTCCACAAGTATCTTTGCATTGACAGTGCTCTGCAATATGTGGCCTCTAAATGAGACAGGATTTCTCATGAATAGAGAGGAAAATTATGAATGGAAGGTAAAGCAACCAGAACAAAGAAAGTAGGGAACGGAAGTTGTCATAAGTTTGAAGAGAAGAAAAAGGTTTTAAGGACAATAGATGGATCCAAAGTTGATACCATTGCACTGCCCCAAAGGTTTAAGGTTTTGATAATTCCACCATACACAATCGACACATCACCAACTACCCATCTTCTCATAAACTCATTAATGAGCCAGTGGCTTCCCAAACAATCATGGTCCACTCTTCATTCTTAATTCGAATCATCTGGATGAAATGTGAGCCAAATGCTCAGGTTGCTTTGTAAAAAGGCCCTTACTTGCGAGTAAGAAATCCATGGAACCATTCGGGGAACACCCCATTCTTGACAAGTCTCATCCGCTGTGTCTTTTCAAACCAGTTGTGTGTCTGTTCTTTCAGAGTGCCTGCTGGATTCTTAGAATTATCTTTCTGGGCACCATTCTGTGAGAAAAGCACTACATCCGCCTATTAAAAAAACAGGAAGTTCTGAATctcttcaccttttttttttctaaaattatgtTTTGGCTAAACtctacaaaaattatttaaaccaaCAATAGTTCTTTTATTGCTGGCAGCTGCGGTTTGGAAGGTTAAAGAGGAAGTAAACCCGAATACAACTGTTTGTTTATcaaaagcaaatgtaattctaaataaTATTTTCGAACGGGATTGTAAATATCATTGCTGATTGTTACAAATGCACAGGTAGCTAGGGGCCGATTGTCTCAAATGTATAGTTCTAGGTAtcgcagagaaaagaaaggggtAAACAAATATTGTTATTTACAATGTCCcactttgtaaatattttttgatttggtGTGCCTTTGTGCTCGTGGAGATACTGTTTTGGTAAATTCCGGCTTAGGTATCATTGCATTGTTGtccaattaaacattttaattttgattaaagggatcctgtcatcggaaaacatgtttttttcaaaacacatcagttaatagtgctactccagcagaattctgcactgaaatccatttctcaaaagagcaaacagatttttttatattcaattttgaaatctgacatggggctagacattttgtcaatctcccagctgcccctggtcatgtgacttgtgcctgcactttaggagagaaatgctttctggcaggctgctgtttttcctactcaatgtaagtgaatatgtctcagtgggacctggattttactattgagtgttgttcttagatctaccaggcagctgttatcttgtgttagggagctgttatctggttaccttcccattgttcttttgtttggctgctggggggggaaaagggagggtggttatatcactccaacttgcagtacagcagtaaagagtgattgaagtttatcagagcacaagtcacatgacttggggcagctgggaaattgacaatatgtctagccccatgtcagatttcaaaatggaatataaaaaaatctgtttgctcttttgagaaatggatttcagtgcataattctgctggagcagcactattaactgattcattttgaaaaaacatttttttcccatgacagtatccctttaaacaaatagtTTTCACAATTACATTGGCAACATTAACATCATCAGTCACTTCAGTGCTCTCAATTTAACTAAGAAGCTGTTCGggttctatttattttcttttcttctttacttTGACACTTCCAAGAGCCAGTAGCTCAAGGAAGGGCTCTCAAAC
This Xenopus laevis strain J_2021 chromosome 8S, Xenopus_laevis_v10.1, whole genome shotgun sequence DNA region includes the following protein-coding sequences:
- the LOC121397568 gene encoding uncharacterized protein LOC121397568; the protein is MNYEQDFPHVLFTTFKPIPVNKEEPQRHPSGNANLVQSQESKAVIQDGDKKLESRADVVLFSQNGAQKDNSKNPAGTLKEQTHNWFEKTQRMRLVKNGVFPEWFHGFLTRKRTEQMLEVKPPGCFLIRFCESRVGFVLSYRGTDRCRHFMLDLLEDDRYVIEGEDSAHRSLQELIDHYRVYPVEPYKERLTTVCAKKVTSKDVIGPLQNQADEDKNKKMYSNVTTEANAPSDPKLSSPASSEELEDLLAKIKNKKLKSKDSSGPLQNQADEDKKEKMYSSVTKEANAPSDHKLSSPASPEERENLLARIKNKKLKSKDSNGLLQNKADDDQKKKLYNSVTKEANSPSNPKLSPSNSLEEREDLLAKIKTKVKHVSPPPRPKQPISREESLKVSVEETEPAAYALVKKIPAVKVQNKPRTSPPEEPYSTLEEFHTYSDPPGLVAANHDLFDEMEEPIAFYAMGRGSGKDTQENVYSEVDLNAVASHGFQKGSKCGATTTTLPKKMNKPLKNKTTPFHSSFRQKKPSTLQLEDCGRTWGSSVKPASETKVLKTRKNKKLQFDDPTYAKSAQHQVVPYVSPNQEEDLEDIYEKIRDDCIQMSKNNGSANHKSS